Proteins encoded in a region of the Dreissena polymorpha isolate Duluth1 chromosome 6, UMN_Dpol_1.0, whole genome shotgun sequence genome:
- the LOC127836274 gene encoding D-beta-hydroxybutyrate dehydrogenase-like, whose product MVAIHLTSSFLLIRHFIPFMKKKGWGRIVNISSINGLIAMPGKAPYCFMKHALIGLTKAVALETAENGITCNAVCPAYVETELVMKQIRDRANQNNISYEEMRVAALVGFLCSDEAGSVTGCAIPVDAGYTAR is encoded by the exons ATGGTGGCAATCCATCTGACGTCATCGTTCCTTCTAATACGTCACTTCATTCCTTTCATGAAGAAAAAGG GCTGGGGTCGTATTGTCAACATTTCGTCAATCAACGGACTTATTGCCATGCCTGGAAAAGCACCATATTGCTTCATGAAGCACGCACTAATTGGACTTACTAAG GCCGTAGCTTTGGAGACGGCCGAGAACGGTATTACGTGTAACGCAGTTTGCCCTGCGTACGTCGAAACTGAAC TTGTGATGAAACAGATTCGAGACAGGGCAAATCAGAATAACATTTCCTACGAAGAGATGCGA GTGGCGGCACTAGTCGGATTCCTATGTAGTGACGAGGCTGGGAGCGTTACCGGTTGTGCCATTCCCGTCGACGCAGGCTATACGGCCAGATAA